In one window of Nitrospirota bacterium DNA:
- a CDS encoding DUF2934 domain-containing protein produces MMGTIKPTGKVKPSKRSALAASPQSMELPDSLWERISRKAFELWQERGYRDGHDLEDWFDAKTIVMEEIHEARE; encoded by the coding sequence ATGATGGGTACGATTAAACCAACTGGAAAAGTGAAACCTTCGAAGCGTTCGGCGTTGGCGGCATCGCCACAATCTATGGAGCTGCCGGATAGCCTGTGGGAGCGGATTTCAAGAAAAGCCTTTGAACTGTGGCAGGAGCGGGGCTATCGAGACGGACACGATCTCGAAGATTGGTTTGATGCCAAGACCATCGTGATGGAAGAAATTCATGAAGCTCGCGAGTGA
- a CDS encoding universal stress protein produces the protein MIKRILFATDFSPWARRAEDYACALACSWKASLTVLSIAEFQPGLNPDYPINQQYLADLLKTASAKLADLKGRAERRGMTVTTRVETGIPSEGVVTAAQAEESDLIVVGTKGKTGLAHVLLGSTAERVIRGAPCPVLTVRTDQTDAEREEGALSEPIVLERILVPVDFSDCSLDAVEYAAVVAQQAKASLMLLHVLEPVSYGLDFTLGHSRTREQVRETWTKRLEELASSLKMTGIPVAFQLRGGVQADSILDSAQNLPCDLIVMGTHGRRGISHAYSGSVAEAVLRKAPCPVLTVRSLKLGPGYSRVIPAAMFPLTHK, from the coding sequence TTGATCAAGCGAATTTTGTTTGCGACGGATTTTTCACCGTGGGCCAGGCGGGCGGAAGACTATGCCTGTGCCCTTGCCTGTTCGTGGAAGGCGAGCTTGACGGTGCTCAGCATCGCGGAGTTTCAGCCGGGGCTCAATCCCGACTACCCCATCAATCAGCAATACTTGGCGGATCTGCTCAAAACGGCGTCGGCGAAGCTCGCCGATCTCAAAGGCCGGGCGGAGCGGCGAGGCATGACGGTCACGACCAGGGTGGAAACGGGCATTCCGAGTGAAGGGGTGGTCACTGCGGCGCAGGCGGAGGAGTCAGACCTGATTGTCGTCGGGACGAAGGGCAAGACCGGCCTTGCGCACGTCTTGTTGGGCAGTACTGCCGAGCGGGTCATTCGCGGAGCCCCCTGCCCTGTGCTGACGGTACGAACGGATCAGACAGACGCTGAACGGGAGGAGGGTGCCCTGTCGGAGCCTATCGTCCTGGAGCGCATTCTCGTGCCGGTCGACTTTTCAGATTGTTCCCTCGATGCCGTGGAATATGCAGCGGTGGTGGCGCAGCAGGCCAAGGCCTCCCTCATGTTGCTGCATGTGTTGGAGCCGGTGTCCTATGGCTTGGATTTTACCCTCGGCCATAGCAGGACACGCGAGCAAGTGCGCGAGACCTGGACGAAGCGACTGGAGGAGTTGGCCTCTTCGCTCAAGATGACGGGTATTCCGGTCGCATTTCAACTGCGGGGCGGCGTTCAGGCCGATTCAATCTTAGATTCAGCCCAGAATCTGCCCTGCGACCTGATCGTGATGGGTACGCATGGACGCCGCGGCATCTCGCATGCCTATTCCGGCAGCGTGGCGGAGGCTGTCCTGCGAAAAGCGCCCTGCCCTGTCCTGACGGTGCGGAGCCTCAAGCTCGGACCCGGCTATAGCCGGGTGATTCCGGCAGCAATGTTTCCCTTAACGCACAAGTAA
- a CDS encoding NADH-ubiquinone oxidoreductase-F iron-sulfur binding region domain-containing protein: MTPIRLYLSNDTSSRAAGAEKLADAWRDRSEIQLIHTSSRGAFFLEPMVERDTPGGREAWFNVLPNDLPRIVAGVGGTKVAEIPFLQQQNRFTFANFGITEPLALDEYQSRGGFKGLAAAQSLSPDAIVEELRLSGLRGRGGAAFPVWKKWQVAQQTESKQKYVVANADEGDAGTYSDRMMMEGDPFRLIEGMMICARAIGATRGYLYCRYEYPAAARAMQFAIQKAREADLFDCDDYPFDLEVVIGAGSYVCGEETALLESLEGRRGVVLAKPPYPAVSGLYGKPTIVSNVLTFATLPNILANGGAWHASLGTEGSRGTMALQIGGRVKQPGLVEVPFGLTLRDVLDRFGGGMAPGARLKAVQVGGPLGSLFPESQLDIPICYDAFAGAGAILGHGGIVVYDDETSMVDLARHFMSFTADESCGKCTPCRVGSVRGREILERIQSGQGTAEDLILLSDLGETMKSASLCALGGRAPYPVLTAIEHFPEEFRLKPRG; this comes from the coding sequence ATGACGCCGATACGCCTTTACCTCTCCAACGATACCTCCTCTCGTGCGGCGGGCGCTGAAAAGCTTGCCGATGCCTGGAGGGATCGTTCTGAGATTCAACTGATTCATACGTCTTCGCGCGGAGCCTTCTTTCTCGAACCGATGGTGGAGCGTGATACACCAGGCGGGCGTGAGGCCTGGTTCAACGTGCTGCCGAATGATTTGCCGCGTATCGTGGCCGGCGTGGGTGGGACGAAGGTTGCCGAGATACCGTTTCTGCAACAACAGAACCGCTTCACGTTCGCCAACTTCGGCATCACCGAGCCGCTCGCGCTCGATGAATACCAATCGCGGGGTGGATTCAAGGGATTGGCAGCGGCTCAGAGCCTGTCGCCGGACGCGATCGTCGAAGAGTTGCGTCTCTCGGGATTGCGAGGCCGCGGCGGCGCGGCGTTTCCTGTCTGGAAAAAGTGGCAGGTCGCGCAGCAGACCGAGTCGAAGCAGAAATATGTGGTGGCGAATGCCGACGAAGGGGATGCCGGCACCTATTCCGATCGGATGATGATGGAGGGCGATCCCTTCCGGTTGATCGAAGGCATGATGATTTGCGCCAGGGCGATCGGGGCGACGCGCGGCTATCTCTATTGCCGGTACGAATATCCGGCCGCGGCGCGGGCCATGCAGTTCGCGATTCAGAAGGCGCGTGAGGCGGACCTGTTCGACTGCGACGACTATCCGTTCGATCTTGAAGTGGTGATCGGCGCCGGCTCCTACGTCTGCGGCGAGGAAACAGCCTTGTTGGAATCGCTGGAAGGCCGGCGGGGTGTTGTGCTGGCGAAGCCGCCCTATCCGGCAGTGTCCGGACTCTATGGCAAGCCGACGATCGTGAGCAATGTTCTGACGTTCGCCACGCTGCCCAATATTCTGGCGAATGGCGGCGCCTGGCATGCCTCGCTTGGCACGGAAGGGTCGCGCGGGACGATGGCGCTGCAGATCGGTGGGCGCGTGAAGCAGCCGGGACTTGTGGAAGTGCCTTTTGGCTTGACGCTCCGGGATGTCTTGGATCGATTCGGCGGAGGCATGGCGCCTGGCGCGCGGTTGAAAGCGGTACAGGTGGGGGGGCCGTTGGGGAGCCTGTTTCCCGAATCTCAACTCGATATCCCTATTTGTTATGACGCCTTCGCCGGGGCCGGAGCCATTCTTGGGCATGGGGGCATCGTCGTCTACGACGACGAAACGAGCATGGTCGATTTGGCGCGGCACTTCATGTCCTTCACGGCGGACGAATCCTGCGGGAAATGTACTCCCTGCCGGGTTGGATCGGTTCGCGGGCGTGAAATTCTCGAACGGATTCAGAGCGGCCAGGGAACTGCGGAGGATCTCATTCTTCTATCCGACCTCGGCGAGACCATGAAGAGCGCTAGCCTCTGTGCCTTGGGAGGGCGAGCGCCCTATCCGGTATTGACGGCGATTGAACATTTCCCAGAAGAGTTCAGGCTAAAGCCTAGAGGCTAG
- the fdhF gene encoding formate dehydrogenase subunit alpha, which translates to MSKNSQRNVSSRLAPQASGPPSAMTVTINSHRITADPGDTIYQAAKKAGIVIPSLCASDHLNPFGSCRLCLCEVEGQSGTPATCTMPVREGLVVQTDTTRLQRLRRNIIELYLSEQPAAGPVPEALQRLAVSSGVHAVRYQNPARRQAYYDDSNPFFVFDNAACVSCARCVRACDEIQGTFALTMFGRGFESRPAAGPYQPSAISHQPFALGFADSNCVSCGACVKECPTGALTEKTVLEQGALTGTVRTTCAYCGVGCAFDAGVRDGRVVQMLPADDGPSNQGHACMKGRFGWTYHDAPDRLRVPLLRRGKDWEEISWESALDRVAQEFTRIKADHGSDALATISSSRGTNEENYVFAKFMRCVIGTNHIDNCARVCHSATVTGMMETLGASAATNSIQDFDLAHLIMVVGANPTESHPVVGARIKQAHRRGVPLIVIDPRRTELARLADLHLQLRPGTNVALLNAMGHVLVKEGLLDRSFIAARAEGLDDWLKTVSDCTPESAEAITGVPAHLIALAARRYGTSGASLCCHGLGVTEHRWGSHGVIALCNLALATGNIGRPGTGINPLRGQNNVQGASDMGCLPTYFAGYQSLDDPKLAVLHQTITGRPMPTKRGMKTPDMWDAAIAGRLKGLWIIGYDVAQTDPNLKKVHEALKQVEFLVVQDLFLSETAKFAHLVLPGASFLEKDGTFTNLERRIQRIRKVVEPPNGILPDWRVVCEVSQRMGYPMPYRHPSEIMDEIATLTPMFAGLSYERLDQPAGLQWPVPAATHEGTALMHRETFPKGKAHFVGVEYLPPGEVASQDYPFVLTTGRILQHYNCGSQTRRTDILELVDTDVLEMHRTDMAALHLYDGEIVRLVSARGEALLPVVGSERVLPGHLFTSFHFPASTVNELLSSSADESSKCPEYKVSAVRVEPIERDELDPEDEAELQRMRVRLIT; encoded by the coding sequence ATGAGCAAGAATTCTCAGCGGAATGTATCCTCGCGCCTCGCTCCTCAGGCCTCTGGCCCGCCGTCAGCAATGACGGTGACCATCAACAGTCACCGCATCACTGCCGATCCCGGCGATACGATTTACCAGGCTGCCAAGAAAGCGGGGATCGTGATCCCGAGCCTCTGCGCGTCCGATCACCTCAATCCTTTCGGGTCTTGCCGCCTATGCCTTTGCGAAGTCGAAGGGCAGAGCGGGACCCCTGCGACCTGTACGATGCCGGTGCGAGAAGGGCTCGTCGTGCAGACCGACACCACAAGGCTCCAACGGCTGCGGCGCAACATCATCGAGTTGTATCTCTCTGAACAGCCTGCAGCGGGACCCGTGCCGGAGGCGCTGCAGCGCCTGGCTGTTTCTTCGGGAGTCCATGCTGTGCGTTATCAGAATCCGGCACGCCGCCAGGCCTATTACGACGACTCAAATCCGTTCTTTGTCTTCGATAATGCCGCCTGCGTGTCCTGTGCCCGCTGCGTGCGGGCCTGCGACGAAATTCAAGGCACGTTCGCACTGACGATGTTCGGTCGAGGTTTTGAGTCCAGGCCAGCGGCAGGGCCGTATCAGCCATCAGCGATCAGCCATCAGCCATTCGCTCTTGGTTTCGCCGATTCCAACTGTGTCTCCTGCGGCGCCTGCGTGAAGGAATGTCCGACCGGCGCGCTCACGGAGAAAACGGTGCTGGAGCAGGGAGCGCTGACCGGAACCGTCCGCACGACTTGTGCCTATTGCGGCGTGGGTTGTGCCTTCGACGCCGGCGTGAGGGATGGTCGAGTGGTACAGATGCTGCCCGCAGACGATGGGCCTTCGAATCAGGGCCATGCCTGCATGAAGGGTCGGTTCGGCTGGACCTATCACGATGCGCCCGATCGGCTGCGAGTCCCGCTGCTGCGCCGCGGCAAGGACTGGGAGGAGATTTCTTGGGAATCGGCCTTGGATCGCGTCGCGCAGGAGTTTACCCGCATCAAGGCCGATCACGGTTCTGATGCCCTCGCGACCATTTCATCCAGCCGGGGCACGAACGAAGAGAATTATGTGTTCGCCAAGTTCATGCGTTGCGTGATCGGCACGAACCACATCGACAACTGTGCCCGCGTCTGTCACAGCGCAACTGTGACCGGGATGATGGAGACGCTGGGCGCCTCGGCTGCGACCAATTCAATTCAGGATTTCGATCTGGCGCACTTGATCATGGTGGTGGGAGCGAATCCGACAGAGTCCCATCCGGTAGTCGGGGCGAGGATCAAGCAGGCGCATCGGCGAGGGGTGCCCTTGATCGTTATCGATCCCAGGCGCACGGAACTGGCGCGGCTGGCCGATCTGCATCTGCAACTGCGGCCCGGCACCAACGTCGCCTTGCTCAATGCGATGGGCCATGTCCTGGTCAAGGAAGGCCTCCTCGATCGGAGCTTCATTGCGGCCAGGGCCGAAGGCCTTGACGACTGGCTCAAGACGGTTTCGGACTGTACGCCGGAATCGGCGGAAGCCATCACCGGCGTGCCGGCCCATCTCATCGCTCTGGCGGCTCGGCGTTATGGGACCAGCGGCGCCTCGCTCTGTTGCCATGGACTCGGTGTGACGGAGCACCGCTGGGGCAGTCATGGGGTCATCGCGCTCTGTAATCTGGCTCTGGCCACCGGCAACATCGGAAGGCCCGGTACCGGCATCAATCCCTTGCGTGGACAGAACAATGTGCAGGGGGCTTCGGATATGGGCTGCCTTCCGACCTACTTTGCCGGCTACCAGAGCCTGGACGACCCGAAGCTGGCCGTGCTGCATCAGACCATCACAGGCCGTCCCATGCCCACGAAGCGCGGTATGAAAACGCCCGACATGTGGGATGCGGCGATTGCCGGCCGTCTCAAGGGGCTCTGGATCATCGGTTATGACGTCGCGCAGACCGACCCGAATTTGAAGAAAGTGCATGAGGCGTTGAAGCAGGTGGAGTTTCTGGTCGTCCAGGATTTGTTCCTCAGCGAGACCGCGAAGTTTGCCCATCTCGTATTACCCGGCGCCTCGTTCCTCGAAAAGGATGGTACCTTTACCAATCTTGAGCGGCGAATTCAGCGAATCAGAAAAGTGGTGGAGCCGCCGAACGGGATCCTTCCTGATTGGCGCGTGGTCTGCGAAGTGTCACAACGGATGGGTTATCCTATGCCCTATCGGCATCCCTCCGAGATCATGGACGAGATTGCGACGCTCACACCGATGTTCGCTGGTCTGTCCTACGAACGGCTCGACCAGCCTGCCGGCTTACAGTGGCCCGTGCCGGCTGCGACACATGAAGGCACTGCGCTGATGCACCGGGAGACATTCCCGAAAGGGAAGGCGCACTTTGTCGGCGTCGAGTACCTGCCGCCTGGGGAAGTTGCGAGTCAGGACTATCCCTTTGTGCTGACCACGGGCCGTATTCTTCAACATTACAATTGCGGGTCTCAAACGCGTCGGACGGATATCCTGGAATTGGTCGATACCGATGTGCTGGAAATGCATCGGACCGATATGGCGGCGTTGCATCTGTACGACGGTGAGATCGTTCGTCTGGTAAGTGCCCGTGGCGAGGCGCTGCTCCCTGTTGTCGGGAGTGAACGTGTCCTTCCGGGGCATCTCTTCACCAGTTTTCACTTCCCGGCTTCGACGGTGAACGAATTACTGTCATCGAGCGCGGATGAAAGTTCAAAGTGTCCTGAATACAAGGTGTCTGCCGTGCGTGTGGAGCCAATCGAACGGGATGAACTCGATCCGGAAGATGAAGCGGAACTGCAGCGCATGCGAGTCAGATTGATTACGTAG
- a CDS encoding NAD(P)H-dependent oxidoreductase subunit E, with protein MTIGHNSKLADVLERCRPVPPASPNILKTLLAVQSALGHVPMSGILQIAQVLGVTDTQVAGVLSYYSDLRTQPTGRHLIRACMGESCMANHSARVLRAIQDHVREVAGDPLAAERFTVDTMSCAGNCALSPTVMIDNDIRGRVTPSDVSSLLEPYR; from the coding sequence ATGACGATAGGGCACAACTCAAAACTGGCTGACGTGCTCGAACGCTGTCGACCTGTGCCGCCGGCCAGTCCGAACATCCTCAAGACGCTTCTGGCGGTTCAGTCTGCCCTGGGCCATGTGCCGATGAGCGGCATTCTACAGATTGCACAGGTATTGGGCGTGACGGATACCCAGGTTGCCGGGGTTCTGTCCTACTATTCGGATCTCCGGACTCAGCCGACAGGCCGGCATCTCATTCGAGCCTGTATGGGCGAGTCCTGCATGGCCAACCACAGCGCGCGCGTCCTTCGTGCAATCCAAGATCACGTGCGCGAGGTTGCCGGAGATCCCTTAGCGGCAGAGCGATTCACGGTAGACACAATGTCTTGCGCGGGGAACTGCGCACTGTCGCCAACGGTGATGATCGATAACGACATACGTGGAAGAGTCACGCCCTCCGATGTTTCCTCGTTGCTGGAACCCTATCGATAG
- a CDS encoding formate/nitrite transporter family protein: MLDSSTPAHHPLPHAPNPGPEAPLAADAYAPAQIAARVCEIGLAKVTMPVPTMMALALLAGAFISLGGLFYAVTVTTGNDAAVPFGLLRLAGGLTFSLGLVLVVVGGAELFTGNNLIAMAWAVGCVRTSQVVKNWLWVYLGNLIGAVGTAALVLLAGVQTLSGGAVGETLIQIARSKIALDPVSAVARGVLCNVLVCLAVWLCMGARSVTDKILAILLPISAFVACGFEHSVANMFFLPVGIVLAAGGPAPLSVLGALSNLLLVTIGNIFGGTILVALIYWFVYLRGEGEGHSVHVQ, translated from the coding sequence ATGCTCGACTCTTCCACGCCGGCACACCACCCATTGCCTCATGCCCCTAACCCAGGGCCCGAGGCGCCGCTGGCGGCTGATGCTTACGCTCCGGCTCAGATCGCAGCGCGTGTCTGCGAGATCGGGCTGGCGAAAGTCACCATGCCGGTTCCGACGATGATGGCGCTGGCCCTGCTGGCAGGAGCGTTTATCTCGCTGGGTGGGCTGTTTTACGCCGTCACCGTGACGACCGGGAACGATGCTGCTGTCCCATTCGGGCTTCTTCGTCTCGCAGGGGGCCTGACGTTTAGCCTGGGCCTTGTGTTGGTGGTCGTGGGAGGGGCGGAACTTTTTACCGGGAATAATCTTATCGCGATGGCCTGGGCCGTCGGCTGTGTCCGGACCAGCCAGGTGGTGAAGAATTGGTTATGGGTCTATCTCGGCAACCTTATCGGCGCAGTCGGCACCGCCGCTCTTGTCTTGCTGGCCGGCGTCCAGACCCTCAGCGGCGGAGCCGTCGGGGAGACGCTGATCCAGATCGCCCGCAGCAAGATCGCGCTCGATCCGGTTTCGGCGGTGGCCCGTGGGGTCCTCTGCAACGTGCTGGTCTGTCTGGCGGTCTGGTTGTGTATGGGCGCGCGGAGCGTCACGGACAAGATCCTCGCGATTCTCCTTCCCATCAGCGCTTTCGTCGCCTGCGGATTCGAGCATTCCGTCGCCAATATGTTTTTTCTTCCGGTCGGCATCGTGCTGGCAGCCGGCGGTCCCGCCCCGCTGTCAGTACTCGGAGCATTGAGCAATCTCCTGCTGGTGACGATCGGGAACATCTTTGGCGGGACGATCCTGGTGGCCCTGATCTATTGGTTTGTGTATCTTCGCGGGGAAGGCGAGGGGCATTCGGTACACGTTCAGTGA